TGGATATGGATAGGTTCGGTTTTTTCACTTTTGCAAGAGGTCGTCCGAGGGGACACTGAGGCCACGCGTCACTGCTCGTGCAGTGCCTGCTTCCGTTCATCCATAACAACAGGACAATCGACATGTCTGATGCGCAAGATAGCCGCTTCGTCATTCGTGACCGTAATTGGCATCCCAAAGCCCTGACCCCTGACTACAAGACCTCGATCCTGCGTTCGCCGCGCCAGGCGCTGGTGAGCATCCCGCAATCGGCCTCCGAAGCCAGCGGCCCGGACTTTTCCCATCTGAAGATGGGGCGCTACGACAACGACCTGTTGTTGAATTTCAACAACGGCGGCCTGCCCATCGGCGAGCGCATCATCGTCGCCGGCCGCGTCTGCGATCAGTACGGCAAGCCGATTCCCCACACCCTGGTGGAAATGTGGCAAGCCAATGCCGGTGGCCGTTACCGCCACAAGAAGGACAGTTACCTGGCGCCCCTTGACCCGAATTTTGGTGGCGTCGGTCGTGCCCTGACCGACCGCGATGGCAACTACAGCTTCCGCACCGTCAAGCCCGGCCCATACCCATGGCGCAACGGTCCCAACGATTGGCGCCCGGCGCATATCCACGTTTCCATCAGTGGCCCGTCCATTGCCACGCGCCTGATTACCCAGCTGTATTTCGAAGGTGATCCGCTGATCCCGATGTGCCCGATCGTCAAGTCGATCGCCAACCCGGAAGCGGTGCAGAGCCTGATCGCCAGGCTCGACATGAGCATGGCCAATCCCATGGATTGCCTGGCTTATCGTTTTGATATCGTCCTGCGCGGCCAGCGCAAGACCCACTTCGAAAACTGCTGAGGAGGCCTGCGCATGCCCGTTCAACTTCTGCCTGAAACCCCATCGCAAACAGCCGGCCCCTATGTGCACATCGGCCTGGCGCTGGAAGCCGCCGGCAACCCGCCGCGCGAACAGGAAATCTGGAATGAAATGGCCAAGCCCGGCGCGCCGGGTGAGCACGTTGTGTTGCT
This genomic interval from Pseudomonas putida contains the following:
- the pcaH gene encoding protocatechuate 3,4-dioxygenase subunit beta, yielding MSDAQDSRFVIRDRNWHPKALTPDYKTSILRSPRQALVSIPQSASEASGPDFSHLKMGRYDNDLLLNFNNGGLPIGERIIVAGRVCDQYGKPIPHTLVEMWQANAGGRYRHKKDSYLAPLDPNFGGVGRALTDRDGNYSFRTVKPGPYPWRNGPNDWRPAHIHVSISGPSIATRLITQLYFEGDPLIPMCPIVKSIANPEAVQSLIARLDMSMANPMDCLAYRFDIVLRGQRKTHFENC